One genomic region from Pseudomonas sp. R5-89-07 encodes:
- the rimO gene encoding 30S ribosomal protein S12 methylthiotransferase RimO produces the protein MSTTIAKANPKVGFVSLGCPKALVDSERILTQLRMEGYDVVSTYQDADVVVVNTCGFIDSAKAESLEVIGEAIKENGKVIVTGCMGVEEGNIRNVHPSVLAVTGPQQYEQVVNAVHQVVPPRQDHNPLIDLVPPQGIKLTPRHYAYLKISEGCNHSCSFCIIPSMRGKLVSRPVGDVLDEAQRLVKSGVKELLVISQDTSAYGVDVKYRTGFWNGAPVKTRMTELCEALSSLGVWVRLHYVYPYPHVDELIPLMAAGKILPYLDIPFQHASPKVLKAMKRPAFEDKTLARIKNWREICPELIIRSTFIVGFPGETEEDFQYLLDWLTEAQLDRVGCFQYSPVEGAPANLLDLAVVPDDVKQDRWERFMAHQQAISSARLQLRIGKEIEVLIDEVDEQGAVGRCFFDAPEIDGNVFIDDASGLKPGDKVWCTVTDADEYDLWAEKRD, from the coding sequence ATGTCCACCACCATCGCAAAAGCCAACCCCAAGGTCGGCTTTGTATCCCTGGGTTGCCCGAAGGCTCTCGTTGACTCCGAGCGCATCCTCACGCAACTGCGTATGGAAGGCTATGACGTCGTGTCCACTTACCAGGACGCGGACGTGGTGGTGGTCAACACCTGCGGTTTCATCGACTCGGCCAAGGCAGAGTCGCTGGAAGTAATCGGCGAAGCCATCAAGGAAAACGGCAAGGTCATCGTGACCGGCTGCATGGGCGTGGAAGAAGGCAATATCCGCAACGTGCACCCAAGCGTGCTCGCCGTGACCGGCCCGCAACAGTATGAGCAAGTGGTCAACGCCGTGCACCAAGTGGTGCCGCCACGTCAGGACCACAACCCGCTGATCGACCTGGTGCCGCCGCAAGGCATCAAGCTGACGCCGCGCCACTACGCCTACCTGAAGATCTCCGAAGGCTGCAACCACAGCTGCAGCTTCTGCATCATTCCGTCGATGCGCGGCAAGCTGGTCAGTCGCCCGGTCGGCGACGTGCTGGACGAAGCCCAGCGCCTGGTCAAATCCGGCGTGAAAGAGCTGCTGGTGATTTCCCAGGACACCAGCGCCTATGGCGTCGACGTGAAATATCGCACCGGTTTCTGGAATGGCGCGCCGGTGAAAACCCGCATGACCGAACTCTGCGAAGCGCTCAGCAGCCTGGGCGTGTGGGTGCGCCTGCACTACGTTTACCCGTACCCGCACGTGGACGAGCTGATCCCGTTGATGGCCGCCGGCAAGATCCTGCCGTACCTGGACATCCCGTTCCAGCACGCCAGCCCCAAGGTGCTCAAGGCGATGAAACGCCCGGCGTTCGAAGACAAGACTCTGGCGCGCATCAAGAACTGGCGCGAAATCTGCCCGGAACTGATCATCCGCTCGACCTTCATCGTCGGCTTCCCCGGCGAAACCGAAGAAGACTTCCAGTACCTGCTGGACTGGCTGACCGAGGCCCAGCTGGACCGCGTTGGCTGCTTCCAGTACTCGCCGGTTGAAGGCGCTCCGGCCAACCTGCTGGACCTGGCCGTGGTGCCGGATGACGTCAAGCAGGACCGTTGGGAGCGTTTCATGGCGCACCAGCAGGCGATCAGCTCGGCCCGCCTGCAACTGCGCATCGGCAAGGAGATCGAAGTGCTGATCGACGAAGTCGACGAGCAAGGCGCGGTAGGCCGTTGCTTCTTCGATGCACCGGAAATCGACGGTAACGTGTTTATCGACGACGCCAGTGGTTTGAAGCCGGGCGACAAGGTGTGGTGCACTGTCACCGATGCCGACGAATACGACCTGTGGGCTGAAAAGCGCGACTGA
- a CDS encoding potassium transporter Kup, with amino-acid sequence MGQASSQAAGAEHSNAKPIGMLVAAVGVVYGDIGTSPLYTLKEVFNGGYGVQVNHDGVLGILALIFWSLIWVVSIKYMLFVLRADNQGEGGIMALTALARRAAGTRRKLRSFLVVCGLCGAALFYGDSMITPAISVLSAIEGLELAFDGLEKWVVPMALVVLVALFLIQKHGTDRIGKLFGPVMVTWFLVLGGLGVYGITLHPEVLSALNPMWAVRFFEAHPGIGVAILGAVVLALTGAEALYADMGHFGRKPIARAWFILVLPALVLNYFGQGAMLLGDPEAARNPFFLLAPSWALIPLVVLSTLATVIASQAVISGAFSLTRQAIQLGYIPRMHIQHTSSAEQGQIYIGAVNWSLMVGVILLVLGFESSGALASAYGVAVTGTMLMTTILVSAVMLLLWKWPPILAVPVLLCCLLVDGLYFAANVPKIIQGGAFPVLAGIVLFVLMTTWKRGKQLLVERLDEGGLPLPIFISSIRVQPPHRVQGTAVFLTARPDAVPHALLHNLLHNQVLHEQVVLLTVVYEDIPRVPAARRFEVDAYGEGFFRVILHFGFTDEPDVPEALKLCHLDDLDFSPMRTTYFLSRETVIASRIKGMARWREALFAFMLKNANGNLRFFKLPVNRVIELGTQVEM; translated from the coding sequence ATGGGTCAGGCAAGCAGTCAGGCAGCGGGTGCCGAGCATTCGAACGCTAAACCGATTGGCATGCTGGTAGCAGCTGTCGGGGTGGTGTATGGCGATATCGGCACCAGCCCGCTTTACACCCTTAAAGAGGTGTTCAACGGCGGTTATGGAGTGCAGGTCAACCATGACGGTGTATTGGGGATCCTGGCGTTGATCTTCTGGTCGCTGATCTGGGTCGTATCGATCAAGTACATGCTGTTCGTGCTGCGTGCTGATAACCAGGGCGAGGGCGGCATCATGGCGCTGACCGCCCTGGCACGCCGTGCGGCAGGCACGCGCAGGAAATTGCGCAGCTTTCTGGTGGTGTGCGGCTTGTGCGGCGCTGCGCTGTTTTACGGCGACAGCATGATCACCCCGGCGATCTCCGTGCTATCGGCAATCGAAGGCCTGGAGCTGGCATTCGACGGCCTGGAAAAATGGGTCGTGCCTATGGCGCTGGTGGTGCTGGTGGCGCTGTTCCTGATCCAGAAACACGGCACCGACCGTATCGGCAAGCTGTTCGGGCCGGTGATGGTCACCTGGTTCCTGGTGCTGGGCGGCCTCGGTGTGTATGGCATCACCTTGCACCCTGAGGTGCTCAGTGCGTTGAACCCGATGTGGGCGGTGCGCTTCTTCGAGGCTCATCCGGGTATCGGCGTGGCCATTCTCGGCGCGGTGGTGCTGGCACTGACCGGTGCCGAAGCGCTGTACGCCGACATGGGCCACTTCGGCCGCAAGCCCATCGCCCGTGCCTGGTTCATCCTGGTGTTGCCGGCGCTGGTGCTCAACTATTTTGGCCAGGGCGCCATGCTGCTGGGCGATCCGGAAGCGGCGCGCAACCCGTTCTTCCTGCTGGCGCCGAGCTGGGCGCTGATCCCGCTGGTGGTGCTGTCGACCCTGGCCACGGTGATTGCCTCCCAGGCAGTGATTTCCGGTGCATTCTCGTTGACACGCCAGGCGATCCAGCTGGGTTATATCCCGCGCATGCACATCCAGCACACCTCCAGCGCCGAACAGGGCCAGATCTATATTGGCGCGGTGAACTGGTCGCTGATGGTCGGCGTGATCCTGCTGGTGCTGGGCTTCGAATCCTCCGGCGCGCTGGCCTCCGCCTATGGCGTGGCGGTGACCGGCACCATGCTGATGACCACGATCCTGGTGTCTGCGGTGATGCTGCTGCTGTGGAAGTGGCCACCGATACTGGCGGTGCCGGTGTTGCTCTGCTGCCTGCTGGTGGACGGGCTGTACTTTGCCGCCAACGTGCCGAAGATCATCCAGGGCGGCGCCTTCCCGGTATTGGCCGGCATCGTGCTGTTCGTGCTGATGACCACCTGGAAGCGCGGCAAGCAATTGCTGGTGGAACGCCTTGACGAAGGCGGCCTGCCGCTGCCGATCTTTATCAGCAGTATCCGCGTGCAGCCGCCCCATCGCGTGCAGGGCACGGCGGTGTTCCTCACCGCGCGGCCCGACGCTGTGCCCCATGCGCTGTTGCACAACCTGCTGCATAACCAGGTGCTGCACGAGCAGGTGGTGCTGCTGACGGTGGTCTATGAAGACATTCCCCGCGTACCCGCGGCGCGGCGTTTCGAAGTGGATGCCTACGGCGAAGGTTTCTTCCGGGTGATCCTGCACTTCGGCTTTACCGATGAGCCGGACGTGCCTGAGGCGCTGAAACTGTGCCATCTGGATGATCTGGATTTCAGCCCGATGCGCACTACCTACTTCCTCAGCCGGGAAACCGTGATCGCTTCGCGCATCAAAGGGATGGCTCGTTGGCGCGAGGCGTTGTTCGCGTTCATGCTCAAGAATGCCAACGGCAACCTGCGCTTCTTCAAACTCCCGGTCAACCGGGTGATCGAGCTGGGCACCCAGGTCGAAATGTAA
- a CDS encoding NADH:flavin oxidoreductase/NADH oxidase, translating into MSQLLEPYTLRQLTLLNRIAVSPMCQYSSEDGLANDWHLVHLGSRAVGGAGLIFTEATAVTADGRITAQDLGLWKDEQIEPLQRITRFIAAQGAVAGIQLAHAGRKASTYRPWLGKHGSVKPADGGWVPVGPSPIAFDPQHTQPTPLDEGQIQQVIADFVAAAKRALTAGFEVVEIHAAHGYLLHQFLSPISNQRQDQYGGSFENRIRLVLEVTRAVREVWPQDLPLFVRVSATDWVEDGWNPDETVELARRLKDLGVDLIDVSSGGTAANAEIPTGPGYQTRFAERVRKESGIATGTVGMITEPAQAEHILRTCQADIIFLARELLRDPYWPLHADDDLGGRKAIWPAQYQRATHRDQPIHESDLRD; encoded by the coding sequence ATGAGTCAGCTGCTCGAACCCTATACCCTGCGTCAACTCACCCTGCTGAACCGCATCGCGGTATCACCGATGTGCCAATATTCAAGCGAGGACGGCCTGGCCAACGACTGGCACCTGGTGCATCTGGGCAGCCGCGCCGTCGGTGGCGCCGGGCTGATCTTCACCGAAGCCACCGCCGTGACCGCCGATGGGCGCATCACCGCCCAGGACCTGGGCCTGTGGAAGGACGAACAGATCGAACCGTTGCAGCGCATTACACGCTTCATTGCGGCGCAAGGCGCGGTGGCCGGTATCCAGTTGGCCCACGCTGGTCGTAAGGCCAGCACTTATCGGCCCTGGCTCGGCAAGCATGGCAGCGTCAAACCAGCAGACGGTGGTTGGGTGCCGGTAGGGCCATCGCCCATCGCATTCGACCCGCAGCACACCCAACCCACACCGCTGGACGAAGGGCAGATCCAGCAAGTGATCGCCGATTTTGTCGCCGCCGCCAAGCGCGCCTTGACGGCCGGTTTCGAAGTGGTGGAGATCCATGCCGCCCACGGCTACCTGCTGCATCAGTTCCTGTCGCCCATCAGTAACCAGCGTCAGGACCAGTACGGCGGTTCGTTCGAAAACCGCATCCGCCTGGTGCTGGAGGTGACCCGCGCGGTGCGCGAAGTCTGGCCCCAGGACCTGCCGCTGTTTGTACGCGTGTCGGCCACCGACTGGGTGGAGGACGGCTGGAACCCCGATGAAACCGTCGAACTGGCGCGCCGCCTGAAAGACCTCGGCGTGGACCTGATCGACGTGTCCTCCGGTGGCACCGCCGCCAACGCCGAAATCCCCACCGGCCCCGGTTACCAGACGCGCTTTGCCGAGCGTGTGCGCAAAGAGTCGGGTATCGCCACCGGCACCGTCGGCATGATCACCGAGCCGGCCCAGGCCGAACACATCCTGCGCACCTGCCAGGCCGATATCATCTTCCTCGCCCGCGAGCTGTTGCGTGACCCGTACTGGCCACTGCATGCCGACGATGACCTGGGCGGGCGCAAAGCCATCTGGCCGGCACAATATCAGCGAGCGACGCACCGCGACCAGCCGATTCATGAGTCGGATCTCAGGGATTGA
- a CDS encoding glucan biosynthesis protein D — MHRRNLLKASMAIAAYTGLSASGLLAAQAWAGNRAADGKAVAFDFEALKAQAKQLAGTAYKDTKQVLPPTLATMTPQNFNAIGYDGNHSLWKELKGQLDVQFFHVGMGFKTPVRMHSVDPKTREAREVHFRPSLFNYEKTTVDTKQLTGDLGFSGFKLFKAPELDRHDVLSFLGASYFRAVDSTGQYGLSARGLAIDTYAKQREEFPDFTQFWFETPDKDATRFVVYALLDSPSATGAYRFDIDCQANQVVMAIDAHINARTAIEQLGIAPMTSMFSCGTHERRMCDTIHPQIHDSDRLAMWRGNGEWICRPLNNPAKLQFNAFADTNPKGFGLVQTDHEFASYQDTVDWYSKRPSLWVEPTTAWGEGSIDLLEIPTTGETLDNIVAFWTPKKPVAAGDSLNYGYKLYWSALPPVSTPLAQVDATRSGMGGFTEGWAPGEHYPEVWARRFAVDFKGGGLDRLPAGTGIEPVVTCSHGEVKDFSVLVLDNIKGYRILFDWYPTSDSVEPVELRLFIRTQDRTLSETWLYQYFPPAPDKRKYT, encoded by the coding sequence ATGCATCGCAGGAATTTGCTCAAAGCGTCCATGGCCATTGCGGCTTACACCGGTTTGTCGGCCAGTGGCCTGCTGGCCGCACAGGCCTGGGCCGGGAACCGTGCCGCCGATGGCAAGGCCGTGGCATTCGATTTCGAAGCGCTCAAGGCCCAGGCCAAACAGCTCGCTGGCACCGCGTATAAAGACACTAAACAGGTGCTGCCGCCGACCTTGGCGACCATGACCCCACAGAACTTCAACGCCATCGGCTATGACGGTAACCATTCGTTGTGGAAGGAATTGAAGGGGCAGTTGGACGTGCAGTTTTTCCACGTCGGCATGGGCTTCAAGACGCCGGTGCGCATGCACAGCGTCGATCCGAAGACTCGCGAGGCACGCGAAGTACATTTTCGCCCTTCGCTGTTCAATTATGAAAAAACCACGGTCGACACTAAACAACTGACCGGCGATCTTGGTTTCTCCGGATTCAAACTGTTCAAGGCGCCGGAACTGGACCGTCATGACGTGCTGTCGTTTCTGGGTGCCAGTTACTTCCGTGCCGTGGATTCCACCGGCCAGTACGGCCTGTCGGCGCGCGGTCTGGCGATTGATACCTACGCGAAACAACGCGAGGAATTTCCTGACTTCACGCAGTTCTGGTTCGAAACCCCGGACAAGGACGCCACCCGCTTCGTGGTCTACGCCCTGCTCGATTCGCCCAGTGCGACCGGCGCCTACCGCTTCGATATCGATTGCCAGGCCAATCAAGTGGTGATGGCCATCGACGCGCATATCAACGCGCGCACCGCCATCGAGCAACTGGGCATTGCACCAATGACCAGCATGTTCAGTTGCGGCACGCACGAACGCCGCATGTGCGACACCATCCACCCGCAAATCCACGACTCGGACCGCTTGGCCATGTGGCGCGGCAACGGCGAGTGGATCTGCCGTCCGCTGAACAATCCGGCCAAGCTGCAATTCAACGCCTTCGCCGACACCAACCCCAAGGGCTTTGGTCTGGTGCAGACCGACCATGAATTCGCCAGCTACCAGGACACCGTGGACTGGTACAGCAAGCGTCCAAGCCTGTGGGTAGAACCCACCACCGCCTGGGGTGAAGGCTCGATCGACCTGCTGGAAATCCCGACCACCGGCGAAACCCTGGATAACATCGTGGCCTTCTGGACCCCGAAAAAACCCGTGGCGGCCGGTGATTCGCTCAATTACGGCTACAAGCTCTACTGGAGCGCCCTGCCGCCAGTCAGCACACCGCTGGCCCAGGTCGACGCGACCCGCTCAGGCATGGGCGGCTTTACCGAAGGCTGGGCGCCAGGCGAGCATTACCCAGAGGTATGGGCACGCCGCTTTGCCGTGGACTTCAAGGGCGGCGGCCTGGACCGCTTACCCGCCGGCACGGGCATCGAGCCGGTGGTCACCTGCTCCCACGGCGAGGTGAAAGATTTCAGCGTGCTGGTGCTCGATAACATCAAGGGCTATCGCATTCTGTTCGACTGGTACCCCACCAGCGACAGCGTAGAGCCGGTGGAACTGCGCCTGTTTATCCGCACCCAGGACCGCACCTTGAGTGAAACCTGGTTGTATCAATACTTCCCGCCCGCGCCGGACAAGCGCAAGTACACCTGA
- a CDS encoding tellurite resistance TerB family protein, producing MNTRGLLDQLLKSGQDMLQNKAGGQRPSTDNGALGGLLGKGGLGSLLGGAGGGALAAGAMGLLLGNKKARKFGGKALTYGGLAALGVIAYKAYGNWQAQQASAPQGEPQTIDRLPPAQVEQHSQGILKALVAAAKADGHVDDRERALIEGEFTKLDNDRELQTWLHAELNKPLDPADVARAASTPEMAAEMYIASVMLVDEENFMEKAYLDELARQLKLEPGLKLELEKQVRLNT from the coding sequence ATGAACACCCGTGGATTGCTCGATCAGTTGCTCAAGTCTGGTCAGGACATGTTGCAGAACAAAGCTGGCGGCCAGCGCCCATCAACCGACAACGGTGCCCTCGGCGGCTTGCTTGGCAAGGGCGGGCTCGGTAGTTTGCTCGGTGGCGCAGGCGGCGGTGCACTGGCGGCCGGCGCCATGGGCTTGCTGCTGGGCAACAAAAAGGCGCGCAAATTCGGCGGCAAGGCCCTGACCTACGGAGGCTTGGCCGCCTTGGGGGTGATCGCCTACAAAGCCTACGGCAATTGGCAGGCGCAGCAGGCCAGCGCGCCCCAGGGCGAACCACAAACCATTGACCGCCTGCCGCCGGCTCAGGTCGAGCAACACAGCCAGGGCATTCTCAAGGCGCTGGTGGCTGCGGCCAAGGCCGACGGGCATGTGGATGACCGTGAGCGCGCGCTGATCGAAGGCGAGTTCACCAAGCTCGACAACGACCGCGAACTGCAAACCTGGCTGCACGCCGAATTGAACAAACCCCTCGATCCCGCCGACGTCGCCCGCGCCGCCAGCACCCCGGAAATGGCCGCCGAAATGTACATCGCCAGCGTGATGCTGGTGGACGAGGAAAACTTCATGGAGAAAGCCTACCTGGACGAACTGGCGCGCCAACTCAAACTTGAGCCGGGTTTGAAGCTTGAATTGGAAAAGCAGGTGCGTCTGAACACATAA
- a CDS encoding methyl-accepting chemotaxis protein, giving the protein MKNWTLRQRILASFAVIIAIMLLMVVLSYSRLLKIETSESSVRDDAVPGVFFSSMIRSAWVDSYLQTQELVGIHKNQGLSDVDKQDYKSFEERLEQHMASYVKTINLGQDRTEFDAFEKLHQRYNQALAQVLEAHQGNNAAEALRLFNEQLTPAWVAGRMKLNDIIYENKQVADDATAAIDSAVEAAKISMGVSLLLAILAAALCGLLLMRAIMAPMKRIVDILETMRTGDLSKRLNLERKDEFNVVETGFNDMMAELTALVSQAQRSSVQVTTSVTEIAATSKQQQATATETAATTTEIGATSREIAATSKDLVRTMTEVSTAADQASVAAGSGQQGLARMEETMHSVMGAADLVNAKLAILNEKAGNINQVVVTIVKVADQTNLLSLNAAIEAEKAGEYGRGFAVVATEVRRLADQTAVATYDIEQMVREIQSAVSAGVMGMDKFSEEVRRGMFEVQQVGEQLSQIIHQVQALAPRVLMVNEGMQAQATGAEQINHALVQLGDASSQTVESLRQASFAIDELSQVAVGLRSGVSRFKV; this is encoded by the coding sequence GTGAAGAACTGGACCCTGCGCCAACGGATTTTGGCGAGCTTTGCGGTAATTATCGCGATCATGCTGCTGATGGTCGTGCTCTCGTATTCGCGGCTGTTGAAAATCGAAACCAGCGAGAGTTCCGTGCGGGACGACGCCGTGCCTGGCGTGTTTTTCAGCTCGATGATTCGTAGCGCCTGGGTCGACAGCTACCTGCAAACCCAGGAGTTGGTCGGGATCCACAAGAACCAGGGCCTCTCCGACGTCGACAAACAGGACTACAAGTCTTTCGAGGAGCGCCTTGAGCAGCACATGGCCAGCTACGTGAAGACGATCAATTTGGGCCAGGACCGCACCGAATTCGATGCCTTTGAAAAATTGCATCAACGCTACAATCAGGCTCTCGCACAGGTGTTGGAGGCGCATCAGGGCAACAATGCCGCCGAGGCGCTGCGGCTATTCAACGAGCAACTGACGCCCGCCTGGGTCGCAGGCCGCATGAAACTCAATGACATCATTTACGAGAACAAACAGGTCGCCGACGACGCCACCGCTGCCATCGACAGTGCGGTCGAGGCTGCGAAGATCAGCATGGGCGTCTCGCTGCTGCTGGCGATTCTTGCCGCCGCGCTGTGTGGCCTGCTGTTGATGCGCGCAATCATGGCGCCGATGAAACGCATCGTCGATATCCTCGAAACCATGCGTACCGGCGACCTGAGCAAGCGCCTGAACCTTGAGCGCAAGGACGAATTCAATGTCGTGGAAACCGGCTTCAACGACATGATGGCCGAGCTGACCGCCCTGGTTTCCCAGGCGCAGCGCTCGTCGGTGCAGGTCACTACGTCGGTGACCGAGATTGCCGCCACCTCCAAGCAGCAACAGGCCACCGCCACTGAAACCGCGGCCACCACCACTGAAATCGGCGCCACGTCCCGGGAAATCGCCGCGACATCCAAGGACCTGGTTCGCACCATGACCGAAGTGTCTACCGCCGCCGACCAAGCCTCGGTCGCCGCCGGTTCCGGCCAGCAGGGCCTGGCACGCATGGAAGAAACCATGCACTCGGTGATGGGCGCTGCCGACCTGGTCAACGCTAAGCTTGCGATCCTCAATGAAAAGGCCGGCAACATCAACCAGGTGGTGGTGACCATCGTCAAGGTGGCTGACCAGACCAACCTGTTGTCCCTCAACGCTGCCATCGAAGCCGAGAAAGCCGGTGAATACGGGCGCGGCTTTGCCGTGGTCGCCACCGAAGTACGCCGCCTGGCCGACCAGACCGCCGTGGCGACGTACGACATCGAGCAGATGGTGCGCGAGATCCAGTCGGCGGTGTCGGCAGGCGTGATGGGCATGGACAAGTTTTCCGAGGAAGTGCGCCGAGGCATGTTCGAAGTGCAGCAAGTGGGGGAGCAACTGTCGCAAATCATCCATCAGGTCCAGGCCCTCGCGCCGCGGGTGTTGATGGTCAACGAAGGGATGCAGGCTCAGGCCACCGGCGCCGAGCAGATCAACCACGCACTCGTGCAACTGGGGGATGCCAGCAGCCAGACCGTCGAGTCCCTGCGCCAGGCCAGCTTTGCCATCGATGAACTGAGCCAGGTTGCGGTCGGTCTGCGCAGCGGCGTGTCGCGTTTCAAAGTGTGA
- a CDS encoding chemotaxis protein CheW, with translation MSDLAAKRGAVPAAKKALFLVFHIGNERFALKATEVVEVLPRLLLKPIAHAPVWVAGIFAHRGALVPVIDLSALTFGTPSQARTSTRLVLVNYQPQPWSDPRWLGLILEQATDTLRCDPAEFQPYGLDNRQAPYLGPVREDALGLMQWIGVAELLTDDVRALLFSSELSL, from the coding sequence ATGAGCGACCTCGCGGCTAAACGCGGCGCCGTCCCGGCAGCGAAAAAGGCGTTGTTCCTGGTGTTCCACATCGGCAATGAGCGCTTTGCCCTCAAGGCGACCGAAGTGGTCGAAGTGCTGCCGCGCCTGCTGCTCAAACCCATCGCCCATGCCCCTGTGTGGGTGGCGGGCATCTTTGCCCACCGGGGCGCGCTGGTGCCGGTCATCGACCTGAGCGCCCTGACCTTCGGCACCCCGTCCCAGGCTCGTACCAGTACACGACTGGTGCTGGTCAATTATCAGCCGCAGCCTTGGAGCGATCCGCGTTGGTTGGGGCTGATCCTGGAGCAGGCCACCGACACCCTGCGTTGCGACCCGGCCGAATTCCAGCCCTATGGCCTGGATAACCGCCAGGCGCCTTACCTGGGGCCGGTGCGCGAAGATGCGCTGGGCTTGATGCAATGGATTGGCGTCGCCGAACTGTTGACCGATGACGTACGCGCCTTGCTGTTTTCCAGTGAGTTGAGCCTATGA
- a CDS encoding protein-glutamate O-methyltransferase CheR, which produces MSNDPRFSAFLKERIGLDVASVGEAIIERAVRQRCQVSQAQTAEAYWQLLHSSHDEQQALIEAVIVPETWFFRYPESFATLARLAHARLAEIKQMRALRILSLPCSTGEEPYSIAMALLDAGLAPHQFKVQGLDVSPLSVERARRGVYGKNSFRGADIEFRDRHFTEDGGAYRINDRVREQVRLQVGNLLDPTLLANEPTYDFVFCRNLLIYFDQPTQKQVFDVLKELTHVDGVLFIGPAEGGLLGRHGMRSIGVPQSFAFSRHVEPAAPVPVFVPTPAPTRQRSSAPVALKPRPFSTLSAQPAPVKAPPTQASELLDQIATLANEGKSAEARAACERYLSSHPPAAQVFYWLGLLSDVAGSAQQAQSYYRKALYLEPQHPQALMHLAALLDSQGDSAGARRLQARAARSERADSESKR; this is translated from the coding sequence ATGAGCAATGACCCGCGCTTCTCGGCCTTCCTGAAGGAACGCATCGGCCTGGATGTCGCCTCGGTGGGCGAGGCGATCATCGAACGTGCGGTGCGCCAGCGTTGCCAGGTGTCCCAGGCACAGACGGCGGAGGCGTACTGGCAGCTCCTGCACAGCTCCCATGACGAGCAGCAGGCGCTGATCGAAGCGGTGATCGTCCCTGAAACCTGGTTTTTCCGCTATCCCGAGTCCTTCGCCACCTTGGCCCGCCTGGCGCACGCACGATTGGCCGAGATCAAGCAGATGCGTGCCTTGCGCATCCTCAGCCTGCCGTGTTCCACCGGCGAAGAACCCTATTCGATCGCCATGGCTCTGCTTGACGCGGGCTTGGCGCCGCACCAGTTCAAAGTACAAGGGCTGGACGTCAGCCCGCTGTCCGTGGAGCGTGCCCGCCGCGGTGTGTACGGCAAGAACTCGTTTCGCGGCGCCGATATCGAGTTTCGCGACCGTCATTTCACTGAGGACGGCGGTGCTTACCGCATCAATGACCGGGTTCGCGAACAAGTGCGCCTGCAAGTCGGCAACCTCCTCGACCCGACGCTGCTGGCCAATGAGCCCACCTACGACTTTGTGTTCTGTCGCAACCTGCTGATCTACTTCGACCAGCCTACCCAGAAGCAAGTCTTCGATGTGCTCAAGGAATTGACCCACGTCGACGGCGTGCTGTTTATCGGCCCGGCCGAAGGCGGCCTGCTCGGGCGCCATGGCATGCGTTCGATTGGCGTGCCGCAGTCCTTTGCGTTCAGTCGACATGTGGAGCCGGCCGCCCCCGTCCCAGTGTTTGTACCAACGCCGGCACCCACGCGGCAGCGCAGCTCGGCGCCGGTAGCGCTCAAGCCGCGCCCGTTCAGTACGCTCAGCGCCCAACCGGCGCCGGTCAAGGCGCCGCCTACGCAGGCCAGCGAGTTGCTCGACCAGATCGCCACCTTGGCCAATGAAGGCAAGAGTGCCGAGGCCCGTGCTGCCTGCGAGCGCTACCTGAGCAGCCATCCGCCGGCCGCGCAGGTGTTCTACTGGCTGGGCTTGCTCAGCGATGTAGCCGGCAGCGCCCAGCAAGCCCAGAGTTATTACCGCAAAGCCTTGTACCTGGAACCGCAGCACCCGCAGGCCTTGATGCACCTGGCCGCGTTGCTCGACTCCCAGGGCGACAGTGCAGGAGCGCGCCGTTTGCAGGCGCGCGCCGCGCGTAGCGAGCGAGCTGACAGTGAGTCCAAACGATGA
- a CDS encoding chemotaxis protein CheW: MSSPDALDTAGLDLTLAETNAIDDCWNRIGIHGDKSCPLLADHIHCRNCSVYSAAATRLLDRYALQQDDQRAQATETLDNQVITRSLLMFRLGEEWLGIATRCLVEVAPLQPIHSLPHQRSRALLGVANVRGALVACLSLVELLGLDSTGTGATGGRIMPRMLIIAAQDGPVVVPVDEVDGIHAIDERILNAASASGTQASARFTQGVLQWKGRSLRWLDEAQLLSAVTRSLA, translated from the coding sequence ATGAGTAGCCCTGACGCGCTCGACACCGCAGGCCTGGACCTGACCCTGGCTGAAACCAACGCCATCGATGATTGCTGGAACCGCATCGGCATTCACGGCGACAAATCCTGCCCGCTGCTGGCAGACCACATCCATTGCCGCAATTGCTCGGTCTATTCCGCCGCCGCCACGCGCCTGCTCGACCGCTATGCGCTGCAGCAGGACGACCAGCGTGCGCAGGCGACTGAAACACTCGATAACCAAGTAATCACCCGCTCGTTGCTGATGTTCCGCCTCGGCGAAGAGTGGCTTGGCATCGCCACCCGTTGCCTGGTGGAAGTGGCACCCTTGCAACCGATCCACTCTCTGCCGCACCAACGCTCCCGGGCATTGCTGGGCGTGGCCAACGTACGCGGAGCATTGGTGGCCTGCCTGTCGCTGGTGGAATTGCTCGGCCTGGACAGCACCGGTACCGGCGCTACGGGCGGGCGCATCATGCCGCGCATGCTGATCATCGCCGCGCAGGACGGCCCAGTGGTGGTCCCGGTGGACGAAGTGGATGGCATCCATGCCATCGATGAGCGCATCTTGAACGCCGCATCGGCCTCCGGCACCCAGGCCAGCGCACGCTTCACCCAGGGTGTTTTGCAGTGGAAAGGCCGCAGCCTGCGCTGGCTGGACGAGGCTCAGTTGCTGTCCGCCGTGACCCGGAGCCTCGCATGA